In a single window of the Leisingera daeponensis DSM 23529 genome:
- a CDS encoding GNAT family N-acetyltransferase: protein MRNGINRLFSDYVLSTYTPDHFAGALQNPAERLIVSQNQEGIDGCIRISHGRPSPAGGPSRTEISTLYVQPRHQRRRIGRHLLEAGLKTCRSEGWDAPWLAANAQNTRAIAFYLRHGFEPAGQTFFQVQDSQYLNDVLQYRGSWPPAET from the coding sequence TTGCGCAACGGCATCAACCGCTTGTTCTCGGATTACGTCCTTTCCACCTACACGCCGGACCATTTTGCCGGTGCCTTGCAAAACCCTGCCGAACGCCTGATCGTTTCGCAAAACCAGGAAGGTATCGACGGCTGCATCCGTATCAGCCATGGCAGGCCAAGCCCGGCGGGCGGCCCCTCGCGCACCGAGATTTCGACGCTTTATGTCCAGCCCCGGCATCAGCGCAGGCGCATCGGGCGGCATCTTCTGGAAGCCGGTTTAAAGACTTGCCGGTCAGAAGGCTGGGACGCGCCGTGGCTTGCGGCCAACGCGCAGAACACGCGCGCCATTGCCTTCTATCTCCGGCACGGCTTTGAACCGGCAGGGCAGACCTTTTTTCAGGTTCAGGACAGCCAGTACCTCAACGATGTTTTGCAGTATCGCGGCAGCTGGCCCCCTGCAGAAACCTGA
- a CDS encoding biotin carboxylase N-terminal domain-containing protein, with translation MSSFDTILVANRGEIALRVMRTVRAMGLKSAAVYTDADAGSPHADFAGTAIRIGAGPAADSYLAIDKIIAAAREAGAGAVHPGYGFLSENAEFARACAAAGLVFIGPAPEAIDLMGNKAAAKRRMLAAGVPCVPGYEGADQAADVLAAEAARIGFPVMIKAAAGGGGKGMRLVRQAADFGAALDLARSEALAAFGCGDVILERALLHPRHVEVQIFGDAHGTVIHLGERDCSIQRRHQKVVEEAPSPAVDAALRARMGAAAVTAAQAIGYQGAGTVEFLLDRDGAFYFLEMNTRLQVEHPVTEMITGLDLVELQIRVARGEPLGLAQGDVQLEGHAIEARLYAEDAAQGFLPQSGRIAHWQPPCGDGVRADSGIVSGQQVPAFYDPLLAKLIAHGRTRADARLRLMAALQDCVLFGPVCNRDFLLQVLAHPQFAQGDITTAFIASHFPDGLAVAVPSSIWALGAALIHRAEQQRCAAAAGGVAAELLGWSSRGSLHAFVGLSCNGETQSVQVSDEPGRLRVAGPGWLHRVTGEGEGLRVDGRRADLRSWRLVGDRLQVATAAQIVTFTRQRATCGAQTAGQAGQVVAPMHGVVRDICVAEGDRVAAGSRLAVMEAMKMQHEIRAAAPGAVAAVAVRSGAQVQAGQVLLVITPQEDAGT, from the coding sequence ATGAGCAGTTTTGACACGATCCTGGTGGCCAACCGCGGCGAGATCGCGCTGCGGGTGATGCGCACGGTGCGGGCGATGGGGCTGAAAAGCGCTGCGGTTTATACCGATGCGGATGCCGGCAGCCCGCATGCGGATTTTGCCGGTACCGCCATCCGCATCGGCGCGGGCCCCGCGGCGGACAGCTACCTTGCGATAGACAAGATCATTGCGGCAGCCCGGGAGGCGGGCGCGGGCGCGGTGCATCCGGGCTATGGCTTCCTGTCGGAAAACGCGGAATTCGCCCGCGCTTGTGCGGCTGCCGGGCTGGTCTTTATCGGCCCTGCACCGGAGGCGATTGACCTGATGGGAAACAAGGCCGCGGCCAAGCGCAGGATGCTGGCGGCGGGTGTTCCCTGCGTTCCCGGATATGAGGGTGCGGATCAGGCGGCGGATGTGCTGGCGGCAGAAGCGGCGCGGATCGGCTTTCCGGTGATGATCAAGGCCGCTGCGGGCGGCGGCGGCAAGGGGATGCGGCTGGTGCGGCAGGCGGCGGATTTCGGCGCTGCACTGGATCTGGCCCGCAGCGAGGCGCTGGCCGCCTTCGGCTGCGGGGATGTGATCCTGGAAAGGGCGCTGCTGCATCCGCGCCATGTGGAGGTGCAGATCTTTGGCGATGCGCATGGCACTGTGATCCACTTGGGCGAGCGCGACTGCTCTATCCAGCGCCGCCATCAGAAAGTGGTGGAAGAGGCGCCAAGCCCGGCCGTGGACGCAGCCTTGCGCGCCCGGATGGGGGCGGCGGCGGTCACGGCGGCGCAGGCCATCGGCTATCAGGGGGCGGGCACGGTCGAGTTCCTGCTGGACCGGGACGGGGCGTTCTATTTCCTGGAGATGAACACCCGGCTGCAGGTGGAGCATCCGGTGACGGAGATGATCACCGGCCTGGACCTGGTGGAACTGCAGATCCGGGTGGCGCGGGGTGAGCCCTTGGGGCTGGCGCAGGGTGATGTGCAGCTGGAAGGCCACGCGATCGAGGCGCGGCTCTATGCGGAGGATGCGGCGCAGGGCTTCCTGCCGCAATCCGGGCGGATCGCCCATTGGCAGCCGCCCTGCGGTGACGGTGTGCGCGCCGATAGCGGGATCGTTTCGGGGCAGCAGGTGCCGGCATTCTACGATCCGCTGCTGGCCAAGCTGATCGCGCATGGCCGCACCCGGGCAGACGCGCGGCTGCGCCTGATGGCGGCGCTGCAGGACTGCGTGCTGTTCGGGCCGGTGTGCAACCGGGATTTCCTGCTGCAGGTGCTGGCGCATCCGCAGTTTGCGCAAGGGGATATCACCACCGCATTCATCGCCAGCCATTTTCCGGACGGGCTGGCGGTGGCGGTGCCCTCCAGCATCTGGGCGCTGGGTGCAGCCCTGATCCACCGGGCGGAACAGCAGCGCTGCGCCGCCGCGGCGGGCGGCGTGGCAGCGGAACTGCTTGGCTGGTCGAGCCGGGGCAGCCTGCACGCCTTTGTCGGGCTGAGCTGCAACGGCGAGACCCAAAGTGTGCAGGTGAGCGATGAGCCGGGCCGGCTGCGCGTCGCTGGCCCCGGGTGGCTGCACCGCGTGACGGGAGAGGGCGAGGGCCTGCGGGTGGACGGCAGGCGGGCGGACCTCAGGTCCTGGCGGCTGGTGGGGGACAGGCTGCAGGTCGCAACTGCTGCGCAGATCGTCACCTTCACCCGCCAGCGGGCCACCTGCGGCGCGCAGACCGCCGGGCAAGCCGGGCAGGTCGTTGCGCCGATGCATGGGGTTGTCCGGGACATCTGCGTGGCAGAGGGGGACCGGGTCGCCGCGGGCAGCCGTCTTGCGGTGATGGAGGCCATGAAGATGCAGCACGAGATCCGGGCGGCCGCGCCGGGTGCCGTTGCGGCGGTGGCGGTGCGTTCCGGGGCGCAGGTGCAGGCGGGACAGGTGCTGCTGGTGATCACCCCGCAGGAAGACGCCGGCACGTGA
- a CDS encoding acyl-CoA carboxylase subunit beta, with the protein MSEFQTKISPDSETFARNREDMLALVKRMRDLEARAAAKSEERRPVFDKRGQLSPRERVSALLDPGLPFLELYNMASYLVDDPDPDTSIPGASIILGIGYVEGVRAMVFADDAGINAGAMTQKSVDKALGAIAIAERQKLPFIHLVESAGADLMRYTVELWAHGGGMFAGLARLSAAGIPVITVLHGASTAGGAYQPGLSDYVIGVRGNGMAMLAGAALVQAATGETAQDADLGGAEMHAATTGLVEYLAANDAHGIEIAREVVAGLGWTPCGPALADYAEPVLPPDQIAGVVPVDYRTPCDMREVAARIADGSDLREFKPDFGPATLCLQARVMGQPVGLLGNNGPLDPDGAAKATHFLQAMDQAGTPVVFLNNTTGYMVGTASERAGMIKHGAKMIQAVTNLRVPKIALYTGASFGAGNYGMCGYAFGADFLFTWPNAMTGVMGGAQAALTMEQVARRTAERKGVEADEARLAGQRAKITAHFDRQSDAFYTSGRVLDMGMIDPRDTRAVLGFCLQTCQEARARQLNPNSFGVARI; encoded by the coding sequence ATGAGTGAATTCCAGACCAAAATCAGCCCGGACAGCGAAACCTTCGCCCGAAACCGCGAAGACATGCTGGCGCTGGTCAAGCGAATGCGCGATTTGGAAGCCCGCGCGGCAGCGAAATCCGAAGAACGCCGCCCGGTCTTCGACAAGCGCGGGCAGCTGTCGCCGCGGGAGCGGGTCTCGGCACTGCTGGACCCTGGGCTGCCGTTCCTGGAACTGTACAACATGGCCTCCTACCTGGTGGATGATCCGGACCCGGACACCTCGATCCCCGGCGCCTCGATCATCCTGGGGATCGGGTATGTCGAGGGCGTGCGGGCGATGGTCTTTGCCGATGATGCCGGGATCAATGCGGGGGCGATGACGCAGAAATCGGTGGACAAGGCGCTGGGCGCGATCGCCATCGCCGAGCGGCAGAAGCTGCCCTTCATCCATCTGGTGGAAAGCGCCGGGGCTGACCTGATGCGCTACACGGTGGAGCTTTGGGCGCATGGCGGCGGCATGTTCGCGGGGCTGGCGCGGCTGTCGGCGGCGGGCATTCCGGTGATCACGGTGCTGCATGGCGCCTCCACCGCGGGCGGGGCCTATCAGCCGGGGCTGTCGGATTATGTGATCGGGGTCCGGGGCAACGGCATGGCAATGCTGGCGGGCGCGGCGCTGGTGCAGGCGGCGACCGGCGAGACGGCGCAGGACGCGGACCTCGGCGGCGCGGAGATGCATGCCGCAACCACAGGCCTGGTGGAGTATCTGGCCGCAAATGACGCCCATGGCATCGAAATCGCCCGCGAGGTGGTGGCCGGGCTGGGCTGGACACCCTGCGGGCCCGCGCTGGCGGATTACGCCGAGCCGGTGCTGCCGCCTGATCAGATTGCGGGCGTGGTGCCGGTCGACTACCGCACCCCCTGCGACATGCGGGAGGTGGCGGCGCGGATCGCGGATGGCTCGGACTTGCGCGAATTCAAGCCGGATTTCGGTCCGGCGACGCTCTGCCTGCAGGCGCGGGTCATGGGGCAGCCGGTTGGCCTGCTCGGCAACAACGGCCCGCTGGACCCGGACGGGGCGGCCAAGGCCACGCATTTCCTGCAGGCGATGGACCAGGCCGGCACGCCGGTTGTCTTTTTGAACAACACCACCGGTTACATGGTCGGCACCGCCTCAGAGCGTGCGGGCATGATCAAGCACGGCGCCAAGATGATCCAGGCGGTGACCAATCTGCGGGTGCCGAAGATCGCCCTTTATACCGGGGCCAGCTTCGGGGCGGGGAATTACGGCATGTGCGGCTATGCCTTCGGGGCCGATTTCCTGTTCACCTGGCCCAATGCGATGACCGGGGTGATGGGCGGCGCGCAGGCGGCGCTGACGATGGAGCAGGTCGCCCGGCGCACGGCCGAACGCAAGGGCGTGGAGGCGGACGAGGCGCGGCTGGCGGGGCAGCGCGCAAAGATCACTGCGCATTTCGACCGGCAATCGGATGCCTTCTACACCTCGGGGCGGGTGCTGGACATGGGGATGATCGACCCGCGCGACACCCGGGCGGTGCTCGGCTTCTGCCTGCAAACCTGCCAGGAGGCGCGGGCGCGGCAGCTGAACCCCAACAGCTTTGGCGTGGCGCGGATCTGA
- a CDS encoding acyclic terpene utilization AtuA family protein, producing MPQGLRIGGAAGFWGEAALATPQLLAAGGLDVLVYDYLAEITMAVLARARAKDPQAGYATDFVTAAMAPNLAEIARQGVRVISNAGGVNPQACAAALRQEIAAQGLELKVAVVEGDDLLGRAAELAAAAPEDMFTGAPFPPLEEIASINAYLGAFPIAAALDRGADIVVTGRCVDSAVTLAACIHRFGWGAADLDRLAGGSLAGHILECGPQATGGNFTDWQAAAAGMAAIGYPIAEICADGSFEVTKPAGTGGLVSRATVAEQLLYETGDPQAYVLPDVVCDFSAVTVTETGPDRVRVAGARGRGVPGAYKTCITWQDGFRSGHYFTFYGLDAEAKARAFAKAALARSREVLRRMKLPDFSDVNIELIGSESQFGGLRQSEPARELAAKIAVRHPEARGVGVFLKEAVGLGLSAPPGLSGFAGARPRPSPVLALFSCLLPKAEVPVTVRDAAGTCAVPAAAGIPVQTAEPPAPPPVPQAKRLAEVPLIRLAWARSGDKGDIANIGVIARRPEVMPWIWEALSETHLRRVFGHFWDGRMERFYLPGSHAMNILLHGALGGGGTSSLRNDPQAKGYAQLLLAVPVRVDADLLEAAV from the coding sequence ATGCCACAAGGACTGCGCATCGGCGGCGCTGCCGGGTTCTGGGGGGAGGCCGCCCTGGCCACGCCGCAGCTGCTGGCGGCGGGGGGCTTGGATGTCCTCGTCTATGATTACCTGGCCGAGATCACCATGGCGGTGCTGGCGCGGGCGCGGGCAAAGGATCCGCAGGCGGGCTATGCAACAGATTTCGTGACCGCGGCGATGGCACCGAACCTGGCGGAGATCGCCCGGCAGGGGGTGCGGGTCATCTCCAACGCGGGCGGCGTCAACCCGCAGGCCTGCGCCGCGGCCCTGCGGCAGGAGATCGCTGCGCAGGGGCTGGAACTGAAGGTGGCGGTGGTCGAAGGCGACGACCTGCTTGGACGCGCGGCGGAGCTGGCGGCGGCCGCGCCCGAGGATATGTTCACCGGCGCGCCGTTTCCGCCGCTGGAGGAGATCGCCAGCATCAACGCCTATCTCGGCGCCTTTCCCATTGCCGCAGCCCTGGACCGCGGCGCGGACATTGTGGTGACCGGGCGCTGCGTGGACAGCGCGGTGACGCTGGCGGCCTGCATCCACCGCTTCGGCTGGGGGGCGGCGGACCTGGACCGGCTGGCGGGCGGCAGCCTGGCGGGCCATATCCTGGAGTGCGGGCCGCAGGCGACCGGCGGCAACTTCACCGACTGGCAGGCGGCGGCTGCGGGCATGGCCGCGATCGGTTACCCCATAGCGGAGATCTGCGCGGATGGTTCGTTTGAGGTGACCAAGCCCGCGGGCACCGGCGGCTTGGTCTCCCGCGCGACGGTGGCGGAGCAGCTGCTGTATGAGACCGGCGATCCGCAGGCCTACGTGCTGCCGGATGTGGTCTGCGATTTCTCTGCCGTCACGGTGACGGAGACCGGGCCGGACCGGGTGCGGGTGGCCGGCGCCAGAGGGCGCGGGGTGCCGGGTGCGTATAAGACCTGCATCACCTGGCAGGACGGTTTTCGAAGCGGCCATTACTTTACCTTCTACGGCCTCGATGCCGAAGCCAAGGCGCGGGCCTTTGCCAAGGCGGCGCTGGCCCGGTCGCGGGAGGTTCTGCGGCGCATGAAGCTGCCGGATTTCAGCGATGTGAACATCGAGCTGATCGGCAGCGAAAGCCAGTTCGGCGGGCTGCGGCAGAGCGAGCCCGCGCGGGAGTTGGCCGCCAAGATCGCAGTGCGCCATCCGGAGGCCAGGGGAGTGGGCGTGTTCCTGAAGGAGGCAGTGGGCCTCGGCCTGTCGGCGCCGCCGGGGCTTAGCGGGTTTGCAGGCGCGCGGCCCCGGCCGTCGCCGGTTCTGGCCTTGTTTTCCTGCCTGCTGCCCAAGGCAGAGGTGCCCGTGACCGTGCGGGATGCGGCGGGCACCTGCGCTGTGCCTGCGGCGGCGGGTATCCCGGTGCAGACGGCGGAGCCGCCTGCGCCGCCGCCGGTGCCGCAGGCGAAGCGGCTGGCGGAGGTCCCCTTGATCCGCCTCGCCTGGGCGCGCAGCGGCGACAAGGGCGACATCGCCAATATCGGCGTCATCGCGCGCCGGCCGGAGGTGATGCCCTGGATCTGGGAGGCGCTGAGCGAAACTCATCTGCGCCGGGTGTTCGGGCATTTCTGGGACGGGCGGATGGAGCGGTTTTATCTGCCCGGCAGCCACGCGATGAACATTCTGCTGCACGGCGCGCTGGGCGGCGGCGGCACGTCGTCCTTGCGCAATGATCCGCAGGCCAAGGGCTATGCGCAATTGCTGCTGGCGGTGCCGGTGCGGGTGGATGCGGACTTGCTGGAGGCAGCGGTATGA
- the pcaF gene encoding 3-oxoadipyl-CoA thiolase, with translation MDAFICDATRTPIGRYGGALSQVRTDDLAALPIAALAARNPDVDWGSLDDVIFGDANQAGESNRNVARMAALLAGLPTSVPGTTINRLCASGMDAVGMASRGIKAGDYDMAIAGGVESMSRAPFVMPKATSAFTRANAVYDTTIGWRFVNKKMHELYGTDSMPQTADNVADDYGVSREDQDAFAARSQARWAAAHEAGIFKDEITPVTIPQRKGDDLVVDTDEHPRPGTSAEKLAGLKGVNGPDKTVTAGNASGVNDGAAAILMANEAAAAKNGLKPMARIVGMAAAGVEPRIMGIGPVPATRKVLARTGLTIEQMDVIELNEAFASQGLATLRELGLPDDAPHVNPNGGAIALGHPLGMSGARLVLTAAYQLQRTGGRYALCTMCVGVGQGTALILERV, from the coding sequence ATGGATGCTTTCATCTGCGATGCCACCCGCACCCCGATCGGCCGCTACGGCGGCGCGCTGAGCCAGGTGCGTACCGATGATCTTGCCGCCCTGCCGATTGCCGCGCTCGCCGCGCGCAACCCGGACGTGGACTGGGGCTCCCTTGACGATGTGATCTTTGGCGATGCCAACCAGGCCGGTGAAAGCAACCGCAACGTGGCCCGCATGGCGGCGCTGCTGGCGGGCCTGCCCACCTCTGTGCCCGGCACCACCATCAACCGTCTCTGCGCCTCCGGCATGGATGCGGTCGGCATGGCGTCCCGCGGGATCAAGGCGGGCGACTATGACATGGCCATCGCCGGCGGCGTCGAAAGCATGAGCCGCGCGCCCTTCGTGATGCCCAAGGCAACTTCTGCCTTCACCCGCGCCAATGCGGTTTACGACACCACCATCGGCTGGCGCTTCGTGAACAAGAAAATGCACGAGTTGTACGGCACCGACTCGATGCCGCAGACCGCCGACAACGTGGCCGACGACTACGGCGTCTCCCGCGAGGATCAGGACGCATTCGCCGCCCGCAGCCAGGCCCGCTGGGCCGCCGCGCATGAGGCCGGCATCTTCAAGGACGAAATCACCCCGGTCACCATCCCGCAGCGCAAGGGCGATGATCTGGTGGTGGACACCGATGAACACCCCCGCCCCGGCACCTCGGCAGAGAAGCTGGCGGGCCTCAAGGGCGTCAACGGCCCGGACAAGACCGTGACCGCAGGCAATGCGTCCGGCGTCAACGACGGTGCCGCAGCGATCCTGATGGCGAATGAAGCGGCTGCGGCGAAGAACGGTCTGAAACCGATGGCCCGCATCGTCGGCATGGCCGCCGCAGGCGTCGAGCCGCGCATCATGGGCATCGGTCCGGTGCCCGCCACCCGCAAGGTTCTGGCCCGCACCGGCCTGACCATCGAACAGATGGACGTGATCGAACTGAACGAGGCGTTTGCCAGCCAAGGCCTTGCGACACTGCGCGAGCTTGGCCTTCCGGACGATGCGCCCCATGTTAATCCCAATGGCGGTGCCATTGCACTGGGCCACCCGCTCGGCATGTCCGGCGCGCGGCTGGTGCTGACCGCCGCCTACCAACTGCAGCGCACCGGCGGGCGTTACGCGCTCTGCACCATGTGCGTCGGCGTCGGACAGGGCACCGCCCTGATCCTCGAACGCGTTTAA
- the paaA gene encoding 1,2-phenylacetyl-CoA epoxidase subunit PaaA, with product MYAQMVQSEATQDDPEKLAAFQARIDAGEKIEPKDWMPEGYRKTLIRQIGQHAHSEIVGQLPEGNWITRAPTLERKAILLAKVQDEAGHGLYLYCAAETMGVSRDELTEMLLDGRMKYSSIFNYPTLNWADIGAVGWLVDGAAIMNQVPLQRTSFGPYSRAMIRICKEESFHARQGFDAIRKMAEGTPAQKKMAQDAVNRLWFPALMMFGPSDKDSVHSAQSMAWKIKINTNDELRQKFVDQTVPQIEFLGLDLPDPTIKWNEERGHYDYSDPDWSEFFDVIQGNGPCNVDRLAARNKAWDDGAWVRDGLLAHARKKAARQHAAE from the coding sequence ATGTATGCTCAGATGGTCCAATCCGAAGCGACCCAGGACGATCCGGAAAAGCTGGCCGCCTTTCAGGCCCGCATTGATGCCGGAGAAAAGATCGAACCCAAGGACTGGATGCCCGAAGGCTACCGCAAGACGCTGATCCGCCAGATCGGCCAGCACGCCCATTCGGAAATCGTCGGCCAGCTGCCCGAGGGCAACTGGATCACCCGCGCCCCCACGCTGGAGCGCAAGGCGATCCTGCTCGCCAAGGTGCAGGATGAGGCAGGCCACGGCCTGTACCTTTACTGCGCGGCGGAGACCATGGGCGTGTCGCGCGACGAGCTCACCGAAATGCTGCTTGATGGGCGCATGAAATACTCCTCGATCTTCAACTACCCGACGCTGAACTGGGCCGACATCGGTGCAGTCGGCTGGCTGGTGGATGGCGCGGCGATCATGAACCAGGTGCCGCTGCAGCGGACCTCGTTCGGCCCCTATTCCCGCGCGATGATCCGCATCTGCAAGGAAGAAAGCTTCCACGCCCGCCAGGGGTTCGACGCTATCCGCAAGATGGCCGAGGGCACGCCTGCTCAAAAGAAAATGGCGCAGGATGCGGTCAACCGGCTGTGGTTCCCGGCGCTGATGATGTTCGGCCCGTCCGACAAGGACTCGGTCCATTCCGCCCAGTCGATGGCCTGGAAGATCAAGATCAACACCAACGACGAGCTGCGCCAGAAATTCGTCGACCAGACGGTGCCGCAGATCGAATTCCTCGGTCTCGACCTGCCGGACCCCACGATCAAGTGGAACGAGGAGCGCGGCCATTACGACTACAGCGACCCGGACTGGTCGGAGTTCTTCGACGTGATCCAGGGCAACGGCCCCTGCAACGTCGACCGGCTCGCCGCCCGCAACAAGGCCTGGGACGACGGTGCCTGGGTCCGCGACGGCCTGCTGGCCCACGCCAGGAAGAAAGCCGCGCGCCAGCACGCCGCCGAGTAA
- the paaB gene encoding 1,2-phenylacetyl-CoA epoxidase subunit PaaB → MKNEWPLWEIFIRGQHGMSHRHVGSLHAPDAEMAIKNARDVYTRRNEGVSIWVVEANHIAASSPSDKGPLYEPSESKVYRHPTFFDIPEEVGAM, encoded by the coding sequence ATGAAAAACGAATGGCCCCTCTGGGAAATCTTCATCCGCGGCCAGCACGGGATGAGCCACCGCCACGTCGGCTCGCTGCATGCGCCGGACGCCGAAATGGCGATCAAGAACGCCCGCGACGTCTATACCCGCCGCAACGAAGGCGTGTCGATCTGGGTGGTCGAGGCGAACCACATCGCCGCCTCCTCGCCCAGCGACAAGGGCCCGCTCTATGAGCCGTCCGAGTCGAAGGTCTACCGCCACCCGACCTTCTTCGACATCCCCGAAGAAGTGGGGGCAATGTAA
- the paaC gene encoding 1,2-phenylacetyl-CoA epoxidase subunit PaaC has translation MTRDDAFTQFLLRMGDNTLILGHRVSEWCGHAPVLEEDIALANTALDLIGQTQMWLGLAGEVQGEGKSADDLAFLRDAWDFRNVLLCEVPNGDFGRTLMRQFLFDAWHSIQLGRLMKSSDERVAAIAEKASKEVAYHLERSADTVVGLGDGTEESHRRMQEALDYLWPYVGEMFQSDETDAEMVKAGIAPDPASLREEYDALISRILSDATLTVPDSSFAHKGGRTGAMHTEHLGHLLTQMQWLQRAYPGAKW, from the coding sequence ATGACCCGCGACGACGCATTTACCCAGTTCCTGCTGCGGATGGGGGACAACACCCTGATCCTCGGCCACCGGGTCAGTGAATGGTGCGGCCACGCGCCGGTGCTGGAAGAGGACATCGCGCTGGCCAACACCGCGCTGGACCTGATCGGCCAGACCCAGATGTGGCTTGGCCTTGCCGGTGAAGTGCAGGGCGAAGGCAAATCCGCCGACGACCTCGCCTTCCTGCGCGACGCCTGGGATTTCCGCAACGTGCTGCTGTGCGAGGTGCCCAACGGCGACTTCGGCCGCACCCTGATGCGCCAGTTCCTGTTCGACGCCTGGCATTCGATCCAGTTGGGCCGGCTGATGAAATCCTCGGACGAGCGGGTCGCCGCAATTGCCGAGAAGGCCTCGAAAGAGGTGGCCTATCATCTGGAGCGTTCCGCCGACACCGTGGTCGGCCTGGGCGACGGCACCGAGGAAAGCCACCGGCGGATGCAGGAGGCGCTGGACTATCTGTGGCCCTATGTGGGCGAGATGTTCCAGTCGGACGAGACCGACGCCGAAATGGTCAAGGCAGGCATCGCGCCCGACCCGGCGAGCCTGCGCGAAGAATACGACGCGTTGATCTCCCGCATCCTGAGCGATGCGACCTTGACCGTTCCGGACAGCAGCTTTGCCCACAAGGGCGGCCGCACCGGTGCAATGCATACCGAGCACCTGGGCCATCTGCTGACCCAGATGCAATGGCTGCAGCGCGCCTATCCCGGCGCCAAGTGGTAA
- the paaD gene encoding 1,2-phenylacetyl-CoA epoxidase subunit PaaD, with protein sequence MSQVTTQPSTDQIWEWLDAVPDPEIPVISVVDLGIVRGVEWQGETLVVSVTPTYSGCPATSIISLDIETALRSKGIEDLKIETQISPAWTTDWLSEKGRAKLEEFGIAPPQPAGGPEKCPRCGSKNLTKVSQFGSTPCKAHWRCQDCLEPFDYFKCI encoded by the coding sequence ATGAGCCAAGTGACAACTCAGCCAAGCACTGACCAGATCTGGGAGTGGCTCGACGCCGTGCCGGATCCGGAAATCCCGGTGATCTCGGTCGTCGACCTCGGCATCGTCCGCGGTGTGGAATGGCAGGGCGAAACCCTGGTTGTTTCCGTCACCCCCACTTACTCGGGCTGCCCGGCGACCTCGATCATCAGCCTCGACATCGAGACTGCGCTGCGCAGCAAGGGGATCGAAGACCTGAAGATCGAAACCCAGATCTCCCCCGCCTGGACCACCGACTGGCTGTCGGAAAAGGGCCGCGCCAAGCTGGAGGAGTTCGGCATCGCCCCGCCCCAGCCCGCGGGCGGCCCGGAAAAATGCCCGCGTTGCGGCAGCAAGAACCTCACCAAGGTCAGCCAGTTCGGCTCGACCCCCTGCAAGGCCCACTGGCGCTGCCAGGACTGCCTCGAACCTTTTGATTATTTCAAGTGCATCTGA
- the paaE gene encoding 1,2-phenylacetyl-CoA epoxidase subunit PaaE — translation MARFHDLEVTDVRKTIRDAVVVTLKPVNGAAEEFDFTQGQYLTFRRDFDGEELRRSYSICAGKGEGILQVGIKRVDGGAFSTWANTELKAGDTLQAMAPTGTFFTPLDAGAEKNYLGFAGGSGITPVLSILKTTLAAEPKSSFTLVYANKGVNTIMFREELEDLKNLYMGRFNVIHILESDAQEIDLFTGLVTEEKCAQLFKHWIDIENVDTAFICGPEPMMLGIAAALRNAGLDDSQIKFELFASAQPGRAKRKAAATGAASSANQTKAAITLDGATQTIQMGKDMTLLDAALENAMDAPYACKAGVCSTCRCKVLEGEVEMVANHALEDYEVEKGYVLSCQAYPVTDTVVVDYDQ, via the coding sequence ATGGCGCGCTTTCACGACCTTGAAGTCACCGATGTCCGCAAGACCATCCGCGATGCGGTGGTTGTCACCCTGAAGCCCGTGAACGGCGCGGCTGAGGAATTTGATTTCACCCAAGGCCAGTACCTGACCTTCCGCCGCGACTTCGACGGCGAGGAGCTGCGCCGCAGCTACTCGATCTGCGCGGGCAAGGGCGAAGGCATCCTGCAGGTCGGCATCAAACGCGTCGACGGCGGCGCGTTCTCGACCTGGGCCAACACCGAGCTTAAGGCCGGCGACACGCTGCAGGCGATGGCACCGACGGGCACCTTCTTCACCCCGCTCGATGCAGGTGCAGAGAAAAACTACCTGGGCTTTGCCGGCGGCTCCGGCATCACGCCGGTGCTGTCGATCCTCAAGACCACGCTGGCGGCGGAGCCCAAATCCTCCTTCACGCTGGTCTACGCCAACAAGGGCGTGAACACGATCATGTTCCGCGAGGAGCTGGAGGATCTGAAAAACCTCTACATGGGCCGCTTCAACGTGATCCATATTCTGGAATCCGACGCCCAGGAAATCGACCTGTTCACCGGCCTGGTGACAGAGGAGAAATGCGCTCAGCTTTTCAAGCATTGGATCGACATCGAAAACGTGGACACCGCCTTCATCTGCGGCCCGGAGCCGATGATGCTGGGCATCGCCGCCGCCCTGCGCAATGCGGGGCTTGATGACAGCCAGATCAAGTTCGAACTGTTTGCCTCTGCCCAGCCGGGCCGGGCCAAGCGCAAGGCCGCCGCAACCGGTGCGGCCAGCAGCGCCAACCAGACCAAGGCGGCGATCACCCTGGACGGCGCCACTCAGACCATCCAGATGGGCAAGGACATGACCCTCTTGGATGCGGCGCTGGAAAACGCGATGGACGCGCCCTATGCCTGCAAGGCGGGGGTGTGCTCCACATGCCGCTGCAAGGTGCTGGAAGGCGAGGTCGAGATGGTCGCCAACCACGCGCTGGAGGACTACGAGGTCGAAAAGGGCTATGTGCTGTCCTGCCAGGCCTATCCGGTGACCGATACCGTCGTGGTCGATTACGACCAGTAA